The Virgibacillus sp. MSP4-1 genome has a segment encoding these proteins:
- a CDS encoding DMT family transporter produces the protein MEAKSRWKGFVLVILGAFFWGVGGTVAQRLFQKDQIPVEWLVSVRLVLAGLIMIFIAMFTSSRNRTFRIWTHKKAAAQLIIFGVFGMLAVQFTYMASINDGNAAVATLLQYLAPVYIIIYLAMTKANRLKKNDLIAVCLAIIGTFLLLTNGSLQELSVPFSAVIWGFLSGIALMFYTLYANPLLQKWGSLNVIGWAMIVGGAALGLFYPPWNIDMSGWTGETVFFLIFVILFGTMFSFWFYLESLKYLYPQETSLLGSVEPLAAIVTSVVWLHIPFGLYQVMGTALILVMVVVVSMPEKKQAVQAVH, from the coding sequence ATGGAGGCAAAATCCAGATGGAAAGGCTTTGTTTTAGTTATTTTAGGCGCCTTCTTTTGGGGTGTGGGCGGGACGGTTGCTCAGCGTTTGTTTCAGAAGGATCAAATCCCTGTTGAATGGCTGGTATCCGTACGACTAGTTCTTGCCGGGCTAATCATGATTTTTATCGCAATGTTTACCAGCAGCCGGAATCGGACATTTCGGATCTGGACCCATAAAAAGGCGGCCGCTCAATTGATTATTTTTGGCGTTTTCGGGATGCTGGCCGTCCAATTTACATACATGGCTTCAATTAATGATGGGAATGCCGCGGTTGCCACTCTTCTGCAATATCTGGCGCCGGTTTACATTATTATTTATCTGGCTATGACCAAGGCCAACAGACTCAAAAAGAACGATCTTATCGCAGTTTGTCTGGCTATTATCGGTACCTTTTTATTACTCACGAATGGATCATTGCAGGAGTTATCCGTACCATTTTCAGCTGTTATATGGGGATTTTTATCAGGAATTGCACTGATGTTTTATACGCTTTACGCGAATCCGTTGTTGCAAAAATGGGGTTCTCTGAATGTCATCGGATGGGCAATGATTGTTGGCGGAGCGGCACTTGGACTGTTTTATCCACCCTGGAATATTGATATGAGCGGCTGGACCGGTGAGACGGTTTTCTTTCTTATATTTGTCATTTTGTTCGGCACCATGTTTTCATTCTGGTTTTATCTTGAAAGTTTAAAATATCTTTATCCACAGGAAACGAGTTTACTAGGGAGTGTTGAGCCATTGGCAGCGATTGTTACGTCTGTCGTGTGGCTGCATATCCCATTCGGACTCTATCAGGTTATGGGAACGGCCCTTATTCTGGTTATGGTAGTGGTCGTATCGATGCCGGAGAAAAAGCAGGCAGTTCAGGCCGTCCATTAA
- a CDS encoding IS110 family transposase, with amino-acid sequence MVSSLLNHIQGKNGSRWADFLRKVGAENLLIVAVDAAKYTHKGMICTFYGEILVRPFEFDASMSGFQKLKHHIKNEMDQHNFKKVVMGVETTGHYYEDLVHHSKDEGYQVRILNAATTANERKSILNGSKTDNLDLMAIVQSIIYGRGTSSELATGKVHDLQKLTRARRELVKGETAVKNLIRVYLDYIFREFQGKSVWKDGKHRNVKPFSQLFGKAPRYIMRHCLHPSDILSLGAEGLRELSIRENLKMRDQSIETLLAFAKYSISKPKDDLQVEHYLLKQQLDQLELLERQIKNLERQIEDLFVQTEGAVTLSVSGIGVVTGAELYAEMGDISDFDHAGQLIKMAGTNPIVKQSGDRSPSYYAVSKQGRRTFRNIVYQVGRTLARNNPDMKQKYLALLERGKYPRQAYIAIGNRMIRLAYSMIKHQTLYRTSHEDYTLQDQISKKLHRKNASLFYEKFVLSNEELSA; translated from the coding sequence ATGGTTTCCTCATTATTGAACCATATTCAAGGGAAAAATGGAAGTCGATGGGCGGATTTTCTTCGAAAAGTAGGTGCAGAAAATTTATTAATTGTGGCGGTAGATGCAGCGAAATATACCCATAAAGGAATGATTTGTACATTTTATGGAGAGATTCTAGTTCGGCCTTTTGAGTTTGATGCATCGATGTCTGGCTTTCAGAAACTTAAGCATCATATAAAAAATGAGATGGATCAACATAACTTTAAAAAAGTCGTCATGGGTGTGGAAACAACTGGTCACTATTATGAGGATCTGGTACATCATAGTAAAGATGAAGGGTACCAAGTTCGTATTTTGAATGCCGCGACAACGGCCAATGAACGAAAGTCTATTTTGAATGGGTCAAAGACTGATAACCTCGACCTTATGGCTATTGTCCAGTCAATTATATACGGACGGGGTACTTCAAGCGAGTTAGCAACTGGCAAGGTACATGATCTTCAAAAACTTACTCGTGCTCGTCGTGAATTAGTCAAAGGAGAAACAGCAGTAAAAAATCTTATTCGTGTTTATCTTGACTATATCTTTCGGGAATTCCAGGGGAAAAGTGTCTGGAAGGATGGTAAGCATAGAAACGTAAAACCATTTTCACAGTTATTTGGTAAAGCGCCACGTTATATCATGCGACACTGCCTTCACCCGAGCGATATCTTATCCCTTGGAGCAGAAGGGTTACGTGAACTTTCCATTCGCGAGAATTTAAAAATGCGCGATCAATCCATTGAGACTCTTTTGGCATTTGCGAAATACTCCATATCCAAACCAAAAGACGACCTTCAGGTCGAACATTACTTATTAAAACAGCAATTAGATCAGTTGGAGTTATTAGAGAGACAAATTAAGAATTTAGAAAGGCAAATTGAAGACTTGTTTGTACAAACAGAAGGAGCTGTGACGTTAAGTGTTTCAGGAATCGGGGTCGTAACGGGAGCAGAATTATATGCGGAAATGGGCGATATTTCCGATTTCGATCATGCGGGGCAACTTATTAAAATGGCAGGGACAAATCCTATCGTAAAACAATCAGGGGACAGAAGTCCGTCTTATTATGCCGTTTCTAAACAGGGAAGGCGGACTTTCCGAAACATCGTTTACCAGGTAGGGAGAACTCTAGCCAGGAACAATCCCGATATGAAACAGAAATATTTAGCCCTATTAGAACGCGGAAAATACCCCAGACAAGCGTATATAGCGATAGGAAATCGCATGATTCGTTTAGCCTATTCCATGATTAAACACCAAACGTTGTACCGGACAAGTCATGAAGATTACACACTTCAAGATCAGATTAGCAAAAAGCTGCACAGGAAAAACGCCAGCCTATTTTATGAGAAGTTCGTCTTATCGAACGAAGAATTGTCAGCTTAG
- a CDS encoding aspartate/glutamate racemase family protein: MKKLGLIGGLGPESTVEYYQGIISKYQERVGTKEDLPEFLINSINMYKVFELIDSNQIDGLTDYLTDAVKKLEQIGADYAAISANTPHIVFDRVQERVQIPMISIVEETYQAVQEKGLQKTGLLGTKFTMEHDFFKTPFSENNKTIVVPTADEQSYIHDKIVKELENGIVNEQTKADYIDIINRMIDENNVEGMILGCTELPMILKDDDLDIPLFNTTEIHISKIVEAMFN; the protein is encoded by the coding sequence ATGAAGAAACTCGGATTAATTGGCGGATTAGGACCTGAATCTACTGTAGAGTACTATCAGGGGATTATTTCGAAGTATCAGGAAAGGGTTGGAACTAAGGAGGATTTGCCTGAATTCCTGATTAACAGTATTAATATGTACAAAGTATTCGAGTTGATTGACTCCAACCAAATCGATGGACTCACAGACTACCTCACAGATGCAGTTAAAAAGCTGGAACAAATCGGTGCGGACTATGCAGCCATATCCGCAAACACACCTCATATTGTATTTGACCGGGTACAAGAAAGAGTACAAATCCCGATGATAAGCATTGTGGAGGAAACGTATCAGGCGGTTCAGGAAAAAGGCCTGCAAAAGACAGGTCTTCTGGGAACGAAATTTACCATGGAGCATGACTTCTTTAAAACCCCATTTTCAGAAAATAACAAAACCATTGTCGTTCCAACAGCAGACGAACAGAGCTATATCCATGACAAAATTGTAAAGGAATTGGAAAACGGGATTGTCAATGAACAGACAAAGGCAGACTATATCGATATCATAAACAGAATGATTGATGAAAATAACGTTGAAGGAATGATTCTCGGCTGTACAGAGCTTCCTATGATCCTAAAGGATGATGACCTTGACATTCCACTGTTCAATACAACCGAAATTCACATCAGTAAAATCGTGGAGGCAATGTTTAATTAA
- a CDS encoding metallophosphoesterase family protein, translating into MKIIVTGDTHISGKNKQLPPKLLAACEKADLIIHTGDWKTLEVYRTLREYAKVIGVYGNVDGEEITDQFPVKDRLEIKGYKIGMVHGHGEKKTTEKRAIEAFQEDMPDILIFGHSHIPLIRYFKKTLLMNPGSPTDKRKLPFYSFGVLEIGEELRTEIVYFK; encoded by the coding sequence ATGAAAATCATTGTCACAGGAGACACTCATATTTCCGGAAAAAATAAGCAGCTTCCACCTAAGTTACTGGCTGCCTGCGAAAAAGCCGACCTGATTATCCATACCGGAGATTGGAAGACCCTTGAGGTTTATCGGACGTTAAGGGAATACGCAAAGGTCATAGGAGTTTATGGGAATGTTGATGGGGAGGAAATTACGGATCAATTTCCCGTAAAGGACAGATTGGAAATAAAGGGATATAAAATCGGTATGGTTCATGGTCATGGAGAGAAAAAGACGACGGAAAAGCGGGCCATCGAGGCTTTTCAGGAAGATATGCCGGATATTTTAATTTTTGGCCACTCACACATCCCGCTCATCCGGTATTTTAAAAAAACATTGTTGATGAACCCAGGGTCACCCACCGATAAACGAAAACTGCCATTTTATTCATTCGGAGTTTTGGAGATTGGGGAAGAACTGCGGACAGAGATTGTTTATTTTAAATAG
- a CDS encoding S8 family serine peptidase produces the protein MKRKRRRIRAFSMVASTMMVFSLLVPGMAYGESAAKNSKIHESAKNTQQIAEAKVSDRLQKQFSDQKQVTYLVKFKEKTDTKQVAKDARKKAQANNLSATKAEFTQRSAVISALKATAQQSQQNVKAYLQKELEKGSAKEVHSYHIVNGMAVTSTKEVAEKIASFEEVEKLLPNETRQLLTPVDTKVKNNPESELTSVEWNVERVGAPEVWEDGIDGTGSVVANIDTGVQWDHPALQNNYRGYDADTGEASHDYNWFDATAGESEPYDDQGHGTHVMGTMVGNEPDGSNQVGVAPGAKFIAVKAFTAAGGTDADLLEAAEWIMAPTDSEGNARADLAPDVVNNSWGGGPGLDEWYRDVVTNWRAAGIFPTFSAGNTSLTNPGGPGSVATPANYPESFAVGATDSSDNLAGFSLRGPSPYDEIKPEISAPGVNIRSSVPGDGYDGTYSGTSMASPAVSGAVALLRQVDSSITVDELEEVLINSAIPMTDDEYPESPNNGYGHGLLNAYDAVALLDNGLGTIKGTVTKHGEDSVAPTLEHTPPEETYEGMDLPLNIHVEDDISIASVLLEYQNANGEWVSVEAGRTSGDYKSADYTAAIPGDQINGDSLTYKWTVEDFGENTTESDTYTVDVLPGISLGYSEDFESTQPAGWSVFGENSSWEWGAPESGPGNAASGENVYATNLAGDYDSDMNATLMMPPIDLPEGEAYLQFNQWHDLEQYSSGTAYDFGHVFISTDQEEWTQILQVTGTTSDWEEAEVDLSEYSGQRVYIGFNVTTDGSVTREGWYIDDVALSDTSKGNQASLHKKKGNNGKAKGKNKGRKNGNAFGFMNGLGVIKSNPSAGLKEKVNPADIQPNLPKEDPPAQEDYVNPNLLPMQAQVSVLESGRSVSTDPATGEYSISHAAGEFTLKAESYGYESQEQSVTLEADSEAVADFTLEEIDQYTATGQVTDQATGEPIEGATVLLAEDANVAPVETDENGEFAITGYEGSYTLKIMAPNYYGQDVSIDLTEDVQVNAELEPLYTYPGGEIGYDDGTAENARAFYDAGNAWAVKMSLPEGKDQAVVTDGVFRFWNEEWPQPGGTEFAVEIWDANGEEGLPGEKIAGPIEAEALRNGEWTVVDLREHNIFVDGDFYMVYVQTHPNPDTPGLATDESSEHAGRSFQRVAGEWSPSPTSEGNYMIRARVSYEVEDPQITSPEAGLITSEEEVTVTGTASPTTEVELTNNGEAAGTFEVGESGEFDIPVELTEGENVLKAVSKLDGVMTGESEEVSVTLDTTSPELTIDSPEDESKSNRETVTVEGAFSDANLDWVKVNGREADLSDDGTYSKRILLDNGENEIEVVAQDLAGNQTTETITLDVDFTAPEISNLLPEEDHELKAGESVRIEFDSEIDLDATFVIHMPLTNTRNKVSNATELPMMEMSDGHYVGYWTATSNLKAEGAVIEVKAVDDHGNETRKKAEGKLYIN, from the coding sequence CTGAAGAGGAAGCGTCGACGAATACGGGCTTTTAGTATGGTTGCTTCTACGATGATGGTATTCTCCCTTCTGGTACCTGGTATGGCCTATGGTGAGAGCGCTGCAAAGAACAGCAAAATACATGAATCAGCGAAGAATACCCAGCAAATCGCAGAAGCAAAAGTCAGTGATCGGCTGCAAAAGCAGTTTAGCGATCAAAAGCAAGTGACGTATCTGGTTAAATTTAAGGAAAAGACGGATACGAAACAGGTTGCAAAGGATGCCAGGAAGAAGGCACAAGCGAACAATCTATCAGCAACGAAAGCAGAATTCACTCAGCGCTCTGCCGTGATTTCTGCACTAAAAGCAACAGCCCAGCAATCACAGCAGAATGTAAAAGCCTATCTTCAAAAAGAATTGGAGAAAGGCAGTGCAAAGGAAGTCCATTCTTATCATATTGTTAATGGGATGGCTGTTACGTCTACGAAAGAGGTTGCGGAAAAGATTGCTTCGTTTGAAGAGGTTGAAAAACTTCTGCCAAATGAAACCCGTCAATTGCTGACACCTGTGGATACGAAGGTGAAAAATAATCCTGAATCTGAATTGACCAGTGTAGAATGGAATGTTGAACGGGTTGGTGCACCTGAAGTTTGGGAAGATGGAATTGATGGTACTGGATCGGTTGTAGCCAACATTGATACAGGGGTTCAATGGGATCACCCGGCCCTTCAGAATAACTATCGTGGCTATGATGCGGATACCGGTGAAGCAAGTCATGATTACAACTGGTTTGATGCGACAGCAGGAGAAAGTGAGCCTTATGATGATCAGGGCCACGGAACTCACGTAATGGGTACGATGGTTGGAAATGAACCGGATGGATCCAATCAGGTTGGTGTTGCACCTGGGGCTAAGTTTATTGCTGTTAAGGCATTTACGGCTGCTGGTGGAACAGACGCGGATTTATTAGAAGCAGCAGAATGGATTATGGCTCCAACAGATTCTGAAGGAAATGCACGTGCCGACCTTGCTCCGGATGTTGTCAACAACTCCTGGGGTGGCGGTCCTGGTTTGGATGAATGGTATCGTGATGTCGTGACGAACTGGAGAGCTGCTGGTATTTTCCCTACCTTTTCAGCAGGGAATACGAGCTTAACCAATCCAGGTGGTCCAGGGTCTGTTGCTACACCGGCTAATTATCCTGAATCCTTTGCGGTAGGTGCTACAGACAGTAGTGACAATCTTGCAGGATTTTCTCTGCGCGGACCTTCACCATATGATGAAATTAAGCCTGAAATTTCAGCACCTGGGGTGAACATTCGTTCTTCTGTTCCAGGAGATGGCTATGATGGCACCTATAGTGGTACGTCCATGGCTTCCCCTGCTGTATCAGGCGCAGTAGCGTTGCTTCGTCAAGTGGATAGCAGTATTACCGTGGACGAATTGGAGGAAGTGCTGATCAATTCAGCGATCCCAATGACCGATGATGAATATCCAGAGTCTCCAAATAATGGATATGGACACGGTTTGTTAAATGCATATGACGCTGTTGCTCTTCTGGATAACGGTCTTGGAACCATCAAAGGTACGGTTACGAAGCATGGAGAAGATAGCGTTGCGCCGACTTTAGAACATACACCCCCGGAAGAAACGTATGAAGGAATGGATCTTCCTTTGAACATTCATGTGGAAGACGATATTAGTATCGCTTCTGTTTTACTTGAATATCAAAATGCCAATGGAGAATGGGTATCTGTAGAAGCAGGCCGCACATCCGGTGATTACAAGTCTGCAGATTACACAGCTGCCATTCCAGGTGACCAAATTAATGGTGATTCACTCACTTATAAATGGACGGTTGAAGACTTTGGAGAAAATACTACGGAAAGTGACACGTATACCGTAGATGTTCTTCCTGGTATTTCCCTTGGTTATTCCGAGGATTTTGAAAGCACTCAGCCAGCAGGATGGTCTGTATTTGGTGAAAACAGCTCCTGGGAGTGGGGTGCACCTGAATCAGGACCGGGAAATGCTGCGTCTGGTGAAAATGTATATGCGACGAACCTTGCAGGTGATTACGATAGTGACATGAATGCAACCCTTATGATGCCACCGATTGATTTACCTGAGGGAGAGGCTTACCTCCAATTTAACCAGTGGCATGATTTAGAGCAGTATTCATCAGGAACGGCCTACGACTTTGGCCATGTCTTTATTTCCACCGATCAAGAAGAGTGGACGCAAATCCTGCAAGTTACAGGTACTACCAGTGATTGGGAAGAAGCAGAAGTAGACCTTTCTGAGTACAGTGGTCAAAGAGTTTATATTGGCTTTAACGTTACAACTGACGGTAGTGTTACCCGTGAAGGCTGGTATATTGATGACGTGGCGTTGTCTGATACATCCAAAGGAAATCAGGCATCACTTCATAAGAAGAAAGGAAACAATGGAAAAGCAAAAGGGAAGAATAAAGGGAGAAAGAATGGAAATGCATTCGGGTTTATGAATGGCTTAGGTGTTATTAAGTCAAACCCTAGTGCAGGACTAAAAGAAAAGGTAAATCCAGCTGATATTCAGCCGAATTTACCTAAAGAAGATCCTCCTGCCCAAGAGGACTATGTTAATCCTAACTTATTGCCTATGCAGGCGCAAGTGAGCGTACTTGAAAGCGGCCGTTCAGTGTCAACTGATCCGGCTACAGGAGAGTATTCGATAAGCCATGCTGCCGGAGAATTTACATTAAAGGCAGAGTCCTATGGCTATGAATCTCAGGAGCAAAGTGTAACACTTGAAGCGGATAGTGAAGCTGTTGCAGATTTTACACTTGAAGAAATTGATCAGTATACTGCAACAGGACAAGTTACTGATCAGGCTACAGGAGAGCCGATTGAAGGTGCGACCGTTCTTTTAGCTGAGGATGCAAACGTTGCACCGGTTGAAACAGACGAAAATGGGGAGTTCGCTATTACTGGTTATGAAGGCTCCTATACTTTGAAAATTATGGCACCAAATTATTACGGTCAGGATGTCAGCATTGATCTGACAGAAGATGTTCAGGTAAATGCTGAACTTGAGCCACTGTACACCTATCCTGGCGGGGAGATTGGCTATGATGACGGCACTGCCGAAAATGCAAGAGCTTTTTATGATGCCGGGAATGCCTGGGCTGTAAAAATGTCCCTTCCAGAGGGTAAGGATCAGGCTGTTGTCACAGACGGTGTGTTCCGTTTCTGGAATGAGGAATGGCCACAGCCGGGTGGAACGGAATTCGCTGTTGAAATCTGGGATGCCAATGGTGAAGAAGGTTTACCTGGTGAAAAGATTGCCGGTCCGATTGAAGCAGAGGCTCTTCGTAATGGTGAATGGACAGTTGTGGATCTAAGAGAACACAATATTTTTGTAGATGGGGACTTTTACATGGTCTATGTACAAACCCATCCGAATCCTGATACTCCAGGACTTGCTACGGATGAAAGCAGCGAGCATGCCGGGCGAAGCTTTCAGCGAGTGGCTGGGGAATGGTCACCATCTCCAACGTCAGAAGGAAACTATATGATTCGTGCTCGAGTAAGCTATGAGGTAGAAGATCCTCAAATTACCTCGCCGGAAGCTGGACTCATTACCAGTGAGGAAGAGGTAACGGTAACTGGTACGGCTTCACCAACAACAGAAGTTGAACTGACGAATAATGGAGAAGCTGCCGGTACTTTTGAGGTAGGCGAATCCGGTGAGTTTGATATTCCTGTTGAACTTACCGAGGGTGAAAATGTATTAAAAGCAGTATCCAAACTAGATGGTGTAATGACGGGTGAGTCTGAAGAAGTTTCGGTTACATTAGATACGACAAGCCCTGAGCTTACCATTGACAGTCCTGAAGATGAGTCGAAATCCAATCGTGAAACCGTAACGGTTGAAGGTGCTTTCAGTGACGCGAATCTTGATTGGGTAAAAGTCAACGGACGTGAAGCTGATCTTTCAGATGACGGGACTTACTCCAAGAGAATTTTACTCGATAACGGTGAAAATGAAATTGAAGTGGTTGCTCAGGATTTAGCAGGAAATCAGACGACTGAAACGATTACACTTGATGTTGACTTTACAGCGCCTGAAATCAGCAATCTTCTGCCTGAGGAAGACCATGAACTGAAAGCTGGAGAAAGCGTGCGTATCGAATTTGACAGTGAGATTGACTTGGATGCAACGTTTGTCATCCATATGCCACTCACCAATACACGTAACAAAGTATCCAACGCAACTGAGCTTCCTATGATGGAAATGTCTGATGGCCACTAT